One window of the Strix uralensis isolate ZFMK-TIS-50842 chromosome 3, bStrUra1, whole genome shotgun sequence genome contains the following:
- the NTPCR gene encoding cancer-related nucleoside-triphosphatase: MSKHVFLTGPPGVGKTTLIQKVTQALKSSGIPIDGFYTEEVREGGRRTGFDVVTLSGKRGPLSRVSSDSSTSRREYRVGQYVVDLVSFEQLVLPMLRNVNHGSSAEKKICVIDEIGKMELFSQAFIQAVRQTLTGSETVVLGTIPIPKGKPLDLVEEIRSRKDVKVFNVSKENRNSILQDILAAVESCRK, encoded by the exons ATGTCGAAGCACGTTTTTCTCACGGGCCCGCCAG GGGTTGGAAAGACTACTTTGATCCAGAAAGTCACTCAAGCTCTAAAATCCTCAGGCATTCCCATTGATGGATTTTACACAGAGGAAGTTAGAGAAGGTGGCAGGAGAACAGGCTTTGATGTTGTCACTTTGTCTGGAAAACGAGGACCTTTATCTAGAGTCAG TTCTGATTCTTCTACTTCAAGACGTGAATATCGGGTCGGACAATATGTTGTAGACCTCGTTTCATTTGAGCAGTTGGTTCTACCTATGCTGAGAAAT GTAAACCATGGCAGtagtgcagagaaaaaaatctgtgttataGATGAGATTGGTAAAATGGAGCTCTTCAGCCAGGCTTTTATTCAAGCTGTTCGTCAAACGCTGACTGGCTCAGAGACTGTGGTGCTTGGAACTATTCCAATACCTAAGGGAAAGCCACTGGATCTTGTTGAAGAAATAAGAAGTCGGAAAGATGTTAAAGTGTTTAAT gttagtaaggaaaacagaaacagcattttgcaaGACATCTTGGCAGCTGTAGAATCCTGCAGAAAATGA